CGCTCCTGGCCCTCGGCGGGTTTCTGCCGTGGGCCTCTTCATTATCTGGCGTTGCGGCGAGGCTTAATGCGTATGGGCGCTCACGACGTTTTTCGTATCCTCGCAGTAATCCTCGCGATTGCGACAGTTGGAATTGCTGTCCTCACAGGACGAGTCAAGAACGGGTGGCTCCCGTGGCTGGCGATCCCGATTCCCGCCTTCGTGTGGTACTGGGCAATAGTGTGCCTTTACATGGGTTACTACATGTGGCAGTCTCGCGGCGTCCGGTAGTCCTACGGCTTGACAAGTCACCTTGCCCAAGCACAATGCGATATCGCGGTAGAAATGTATCTTCGCCTATCGTGAAAGACCCTCGGCAGTTTCCTGCCGAGGGTCGTTTTATTGTTGGTGGCTTGTGACTTCATGACCCAAGTCGCCACCCAGATTGCATTTCCACTCCCGACAGAAACAGCTCAAGGTCTGCCGGCTTCAGCCTGATGATACGACCAGTGCGGACGTGATTCAGTCGACCAGTGCGACACGCCGACTGGATCGTCCGCTTCGGGATGTTAAACATCTTCGACGCCTCCGCAACCGTGATGCGGGCTTGCGGTTGCAGGTGGGGCTCCGGTTTCGGGGCGTGGCCCAACATCGCCTCTGCGAGGACGAGCGAGGCGGCGGCACTAGGGTCACCGGTGAGTTTCAGGTCGCGGCGATAAGTTGATTCAATGTCCACTGCTCGAAATCTTCCTCCGTTTGCGCGTACCGCGCCGCTCAGATTTTGCGCACGTCAACATGGTCGAAAGGGCAGCGAACGGCGCGCCCGCAACGGCCGGTTGCAAGATCGAACTTTGACCCCTCCCGCCTAGCACGCGAGCAAACGCATCACCGCTGTAGCACTCCACGCCTTGCCGGTGCGGGTGAGGATGCCGCCATCGGTTAACCGATCGGCAATCACAGCCAACGATTCCCCAGCAGCACGCAACTTGCAAGCAAGGGGCAGGGCACGGCTTGCGTACAGGTGAGCAGCTTCCACGTTGGCGGCGGTGCCTTTGCGCCGTGCTGCCTTAGTGAGATTGGCAGCGCTGCCGAGCGCAGTTCCACGTGCCTTTGCGGCGGCAAGGGCGGCTTTCGTTCGCTCACTGATTCGCTTTGCCTCATCTTCAGCGACAGCGGCGAGAATATGAATCGTAAGGGGCGTGGCATTGGGATTGTCGCAGCAAACGAAGGGTATGCGCGCCTCCATGAGCCCGGAAACGAAGTGGACATTGCGAGCGAGCCGGTCAAGCTTGGCAATCACTAACGTCGCACCGTGACGGCGGCATGCAGCCATAGCGCGAGCAAGCTCTGGCCGATCGCAGCGTTTGCCAGTTTCCACCTCAGTGAAGTTGGCGACGATCTTGCCAGTGATGGCGAACGCCTCCACGGCGGCCTGCTGAGCTTCCAGGCCAAGGCCGGAAGTGCCTTGTCGTTTCGTGCTGACGCGATAGTAGGCGACGAGTTTCATCCGAAGTTCCCCTTTTCTACTCAATTTTACATCGCATAAACGTCGGTTTAAGCGATGTAACGCCAAGAAATACCAGATTCACAGGTCTAGTTATGTCGAATTTCAGGGGGCCGCTCGCTGGCTACCGCTGCTACGAACTGGTAGACCCGCGAGATGAGCAAGTGCGATATGTTGGCTGCGGCAGTGGACCGACTCCGTGGCTAATGCCGCGTGTTCACGCTCAGTCCGACGTGGTGCGATGGCTCGGCGAGCTTGCAGCGACAGGGCTGACGCCGTCGCTCAGCTGGGATGGCCTGCCATCGTGCTGGATGCGAGCTGACGCGGCCCGTTGGTTGGCGCGATCGCGGCGGCAGGCGCTGATTGCAGCGGGTTTTCGCGTCGTGAGCCACGGCGGGCCGACCGGCCGGCCGCGCAAAAGGCCATCTGAACTTTAGCATCAACCGTAGGGCAGAGAGCGTGTAGATTTGCTTTGTGGGGCTCTGTGAGGCCCGTAGGCGAGCGCCGAGCGACGATAGGTGTCTGGAGAGGCCGGTTTTACTACGGGCCGGATGTAAGTGTCCGATATGCCGCGTTAGTGAAATACCATGCGTCGGATGTTAGTTAAGGCGCGCCGTGCCTTAACTCGCCTAAAAGGAAAACTGCGCGCGAAATAGCCTGCAAATCACGGGGTCTCGCGGGTTTTACAGTTTTCGCAGTCGAAAAAGCAGTTGTAGCCCGTATTACATCTTCACTACTCACGATTTCAATATTACCCATTAGGTCAAATAAAGATGTAAAAACTGCAAAACCCGCGAGACCCCGTATTTTATAGGGTATTTCGCGCGCAGTTTTCATTCTGCATGAGTTAACGCGCGACGTGCGTTAACTCACAGTGGTCGGGTGGTGTATTGGGTTTGGCGAAAATCCGAGAATCTGTGAAAAATGGAACCGTGCTGCCTGAACTGTGAAGTGTCGGGATATCTCCCTCTCCCGTAACCGCAGCAGCGAGCCAACGCGGCGAGCAAGAGTTTTAGAAAATTGTGAGAAGCTCTGAAAATCCAACCCTTTTTGGTGGAACTGTGAAGTGTAGGGATATCTCTCCCTATGTGTGAACCAAGGAACAAAACATGACCGTCACTTATCATCCCGAAGCTCCGCGCGGCCGGCAGTGGTCCGTTGCCCACGACGGACGCATGATTGCCAATGTAAGCCGCATTGACGCTGCCGCAGCACTGCGCAGCCAAGGCCGCTCGATAAACGAAGCCAGTATCGAACTGGCGAAAGCCAAACTGCAAGTCAGCCGCGCCTGATCCGCGACGGCATTCTGGGTAGTGCGTTCGGGCCGGGCGCACTACCCATTTCCTTTTCTCACGGCCCAAATGAACGGCCCAATGCAAGATGATTTTCATTCCATCTGTCGCAAGGCAGGTGGAGTCGTGACCCTCAAGGGTTACGAGTTCGCCCCCGTCACGAAGTTTACCGCTACTGGCTACCTCACCACGATTCCGACCTGCCTTGCTGACCGTCCCGGCGTGGTAATGCTCCGCGCAAACAGCCTCGTTGTGCAGGTCATTGCAAAACCCGGCGACGATTGCCAATGGTCGCAGACTGAGCGCAAAGGATACTGGACGCTCGTTCTTCCGTTCGACTCTGAACCGACCGATCTCGATTTTATTCGCGTGGTTGTGTACGGCGACGGTGCAATCCAGCAACCCGACGGCACCTACCATAAGAAGAAGGGCGGCGGGTTCACTCGTAGCAGCGACACGACGGCCGGGCGTGTGATTCGAGCCAAACTTGGGGTGGGCAAAAGCGAAGCTGATTGCCTGATTGGTGAATGTCACCTCATCCCGTGGCAACGGGTCTGCATCCCGTTTGCTGGAGAATACCCCGGCGATAGACAGTGGAATATCGGGGCACCGCAGTACGTCTATCAGCCTAGCTGTGGGCCGCATACTAGCTGGGATGCGATCATTGATCACGTCGGCGAAGCATTGAAGATGCCGCCGGAACTTCAAGTAATCGGCATTCGCAGCGGCGGCGACTACCTTCGCGCGTGGTTTGCGTGCATTCTTCGCGATCCTGCCTGTCGCCTACCTTATCTTTTCCTTTTCGGCGACGAGAACTGTGGCAAGTCGATCTTGTGGGAAGCATTCTCGCTTCTCGTTACGGGTGGCGTCGTGAAAGCCGACCGCGCCTTGAACAGTGACTTCAACGGCGAGATCGACGGAGCAATTCTCTGCGTAATTGAAGAGAAGGACGTTAGCGGCATGAACACGCTGCCGCGAATCAAAGACGCCGTAACCGGCCTCACGCTCGCGGTGCGGCGGATGCACACCGACGTTTATCACGTCACTAACTACACCCACTGGATTCAGACGGCGAACAATAGTGGCGCTTGTCGTATTCCGATTGGCGACACTCGATTCGTAGCAATCCACGTTAAGGCACTGACGAGCGAAGTTCCCAAACCTGAACTGTTGGAGCGGCTGAAGGCTGAAGGGCCGGCGATTATGCACACGCTGCTCAACATGACGCTGCCGGAGCCGCAAGGCCGGCTCGCGTTGCCGGTCATCGCGACTGATGCGAAGGCAGGCATTCAGGAAGAAAACCTTGACCCGCTCGCTCACAAGATTGTGGATTTTATGTCGAGCCGTATCGCTTGGGAGGGAAGCGCGAAAGAGCTTCGCGATGCGGTCGGTGGCGCGCCGGGCAACATCGCGGGTCTCAAATCGGCAGTCAGTGGCTTCGCATCGTACCTTCGCGAGAATCGCATCATCGTGAAATTCCCGAAAAGGCAAGTGGATAGACGTTACATCATCAAGCTGCGGAGGGTTGCGTGAACCGCCTAGTCTGGACCGAAAACGGCAATCAGTTCGCGATTCGCGATGCTGACGGCTTCCTCCACTTCCCGAAAGCAACCGAACTCCACGAGTTTGCTAGCACGAAAGAGATCGCAGAAGCTCGCCATCGCTACGAGGCGTCGCAGACGCCGTTGCCTGTCTATGACGTGGCGGCCGACCTCTATCACTGGGGCGACCCGACTGACCTCTGGCCAGCCGAGGACGTAGCCGAAGATATCAGGAAGCTCTGGCCGGGAATGCCAGTTGAGTTTTTACTTGAATCGAGCCGCCAGATGGCAAAGCTCGGCATCACCGATTAGACGGCGGGGCTCTTGCGAATTCCCTCGTCGTCTCGCTCCCCGCCCCTCCACGGGGTGAGCGTTACGCGGGCGCGGTGGCGGGTATCACCGCGCTCGCATTTTCCATAGGACAACAATGAGTACCAATCAGCTAATTCGCCACTGCGCGGCGTTAGGTTTTCGCGACGCGATCAAAGCCGCAACCATTCTGAAACATACCGTCAAAGGATCGGGAAACCTTGAAGCGGCTGTTGAATCGCTAAGGAAGAACGCACCTCACCTCTTCAAATGACACCAAAACCATTCTGGGCAATGCAGCCCGGCGAGCAGCGGCAGCAACTGAAAGTTCGCTACTACGATTACCACGACGCGCGAGACGCTAGTCATTGGCTTGCGACTCACTGCAAACGCTGGGGCATCTTGATGCCCGATATCGTTGAAGCTCGTCATACCGACGACGGGAGAATCCTCCTGCGTCGCGGCGACGGGCGCTTTGAAACAATCAGCAGTGACAGCACTCCTGCCATCCTGCGACTAGTTCTTGAACATTTAAGTCGCGTGCCGCGAGTGCCGGCAAGCGATCAAACCACGGAGAACCCAAATGACTGACTATGCGCGCGGCACCGATGGCCGCTGGTTAAGCAGCGCTGAACGAGTTCAGCGTTATCAAGCTCAGAATCGTTCGCAGCCTGCGAAGGTGACTGAGCCGCTACGGAAACTGTCTAGCGAGCAAATCTCGGAAGCTCAAGAGGCCAAGAGGCAAGGTAAAGCTGAAGCGGCGGAGAAGTTCCGCGAACCGCAATCGCCGAATCCTTGGGAGCGGCAACGGCGGCAGCTGGAAAAGACGGCCGCCACGCCTCGCGACTTCGCGCAGCTGAAGCGATTCGAGCGGCATGCAGCACAGTGGGAACGCGACAATGCGGATCGCCTCCAGCGTGAAGCCGTTGCTGAAACTCGCCGTTCAGACCCCGCCTATAAAAACGCGGTGGAGCATAGCGACGCATTCTTGCGCACCATCGCCCCTGACTTCTTAGCCGCCGCCAGCAATGCCCGTGGTTATCTCGAAGCATCCGGCGACTTCGATGGTTATTGGGCCAAGGTGTCCGCCATCGAATCTGAAGTTTGGAGCCGCGAGGACGCCAAGACGAGCGAACTTGCGCTGAAAGCGAGCGCCTCCATGACTGAATTTAAAGAGCAATGCGACCGCAGCAATGAAGCTGCGGCGCGATTGCGCACTGCCCAATCCCTAACTGGAGAGAGTGAATGAACCCCTATTCAATGATCTTGAATAACATGAACGGTCTGCCGTTTGATGCTGAAGAGGCGATGATCCGCAACACGATTCGCCTGCTTGAAGCGAGCTACGCAAGCGGATACACGCCAATCAGCGGGTATCCCCCTGAAAAGTATCTGGTAGAGCAACTTACGGCACGCTTTGGCGAGGCTGATCTTGCCGTTCGACGGATCACTCGGCGCTTCGCCGGCCCTCTCAACGCGACCTTCAGCTATCCAACGGGGGCGTGATGCAACAGCAAATCAGTCAGTTCCCCGCTCCCGGCACTCCGCTCTACGCGGAGCTTTGCCGGCGGCAGGATGCGATTATTCGCAGCACTGCCATTATTACCGATGAGGAGCGCAAAGCGCTACTCAGCGATGGCGTGGGGCTCTGCTATGTCCCCGACGTACCCCGACCGATTGAACGTCCTCGCTACACTCCCGACGGCGTGATGATTGTCACACCGTCTATCACCGTATTTCCACCCCCGCCACGGCCGACGAAAAATCCGTGGTACTGGAGGCTTATCTATGCGATTTGAGACTACTACGATTCTCGTCGGCAGCGTGCCGACGAGAATTGAGCTAACGGCGTCACGCGAAGTGTGGTTGCGTCCCGCGCCTGATTGCGAGTCTGACTTGTACGTCAGCAACCGGCTTGGCGTCGAGGGATTCCCCGTCCCGTCAGGCGGAATGCGCTTCAACGTGGAAAAAGAAGGTCATCACGTCGTTCTGTACTGTGTTGCGCGGAACGACTTCACCGACAATCAGCTTCATATTCTGGTGCGATAGATGGACCTAATCAAACAAGCGACATACGAGTGCTTAGGGCACGAACGGATTGAGAATCTGATTGAGAGTCAGCCACTGCCGAACATCCCTGCTGGCGCTCGCTGTTGTCTGATTCAACCGACTGCAAACTGCCTACTTTGGCACAGCGCTGGCGAAGACGCCACGCTGGAGAATGGAGCGCATCGGCTCTGCTCGCCGGAAAGCATCGTGCTACAAGTTGAATTGGGCAGCGTTCGCATCGGCCCTGCCGATACCACGGCTGCCGTGTCAATCAGCTACTACAGGTGATGCGATGGAACTAATTCCGAGTGAAGAGAACCCCTACGGCGTTACTGGTCCCGTAGATTGGGCGAGCCTAGACCCACTCGACATCAAGCATGAAATTGCATTGGTGCGAAGCCAGCTTGCGAAGGCGAAGGCGGAAGGCGCGCCGCCGACGATCATCGCGCAGCTAGCGGCAGTTGTCGGCAAGCTCAGTCGCGACTACGCGATCGCATGCGTGAGAAATGGCAAGATGATCCACATTGACCGCGTGAGAGCATTTCTTGGCGATATGGCTGGGCAATTAGCCGTGCAATTCAGCGATGTGCCTAACTGGGAGTCGCGAATTGACGCTGTTGTGGCAAACTTCACACTCGGCAACACGCCGAAGCAAGTGACCGACCTAATTGGCCGCGCAAAATGAAATGAGCCCCTGCCCAACTGGGCAGGGGCTCTTTAGCTAAGCCGATTTAGGTACTTTGCCCTGGAGCCTACCCCAAGATGCCGCCTCAACCTCGGCAGGCGTGAAAGGGGACTGGTCGGGATACTGCGCGAAGAGGGCCGCCTTAGTTAACACTTCAAACGCAAGGGCACCCATCATTGAACGCATCCACGGATGGTTCGGGAACATCGTGAACTCCTCGCCGAGATTAGGCATATAAGCAGGCCACTCGTCAGTGGCGTTCACGCAATCCCAGACGATCAGCGGTAGCAGCTTCAGCACTTGCTCGCGCTCGTGGGGCGTCAAAGTCCAGTGAGTGTCTAGTTTCTCCACAAGGAAGTCGTGGTAGGGGATGTCGATTGTTGGCGTTGGCTGACCCTCAGCGGGAGGGCGGAAACGGATACATTTCATTGGTGTGTCTTAATTATGCAGCGATGGGGTGCCGGGTATAGCCGATGATCCGGACTAGCGAGAAGCGATCCAAGCTGTCGCAAGCGATGAGGAAGTCCGCAGCAGCCTGACCTGAGCTTCGGGCGATTCTGATGCCAGATTGGTGACACAGCTTTACTCTGGCGTACCCTTGCACGAGGGCAACATCGTTGTCACTGAGGGCGTCTAGGCGGGCGAACAGATCGTTCATGGTGAGGACTCCAGAGAAGAGTAGGGCACTACTCAAACATGCAGGCGCCTAGCATCGGCGCCAAATCCGACTCGGGAATAAATCCTCATATTCGAGGCCCGTTTGGCGCCAATTTGGCGCCCGTGCCGGATATGCTGCTATAATGCCCGCATGAAACCTCACATCGTCGGCATGCTGGCTGGATGGGCGTTGTGGGCTGCGTTTTTCGCGGTTGCCTATGTGGTGATGCAGCGGGGAACGGCGATTCTTCCAGAGCCGGGAGTATTTAAAAACTTGATCAGTGTGATAACGATTGCCGCGATGCCGATCGCAATTGGGGGCTTCTTGTTCGTGTGGGGCGATGGAGCTGGGCAGCCGCCGCCGTTCATGACCACGATGTGGTTCAACATAGTCTTCGGCCTTATCCTCTATGGGGCGCTTGGGGCGATGGCTGGGGCCATCTATGGCCGGCTCCGCAAGAAGCGATCGTAGGCTCGTTTGCGCATTTGTCGCGCAGCTTGATATTTTCCGGTGATTACGCAATATTTTTGCAGACTCGAAATCAGGTGCCCCGAAAGGGGTTGTGGGTTCGAATCCCATGCCCTCCGCTCTAGAGTTCGTTGCTCTGCAACGACTTACGCTCTTCACTCGCAGCCGCGCTCGTCGCGGCTGTTGGCGTTTCTGGGGGAATGCTACCTGAAACGTTACCCTGCCAGTTCCAAAGGTCCGCCGAAATGTCGTCGGCGTTGTGCTCCACGTAGTAGCGCATCGTCGTCTCGATCGACGCATGGCGCATCAGCCGCTGGAGCATCACTGGCATCACCCGCTTTGACCACCGGGTTCCGAACGCGCGGCGGAGGTCGTGAGCCGTCGCGCACTTGGGAACCTTGGTGACGGCGCCGGTCTTTTTGTGGACTCTCAGCCGGACGACGTTCGGGTCGACTACGACGAGCGCTTCCTCGCCGATCTTGGCCACGATCCGGCTGGCCCGCTGGGTGTCGATCGGCTTGCCCCGCACCAGCCCTTCGATGCCGAACACCAAGCCGCTGCGTTCCGCCTCGGGAACCGCCAGCAGGAACTCGCCAAACTCCGGCGCGATCGGCAGCA
This sequence is a window from Lacipirellula parvula. Protein-coding genes within it:
- a CDS encoding helix-turn-helix domain-containing protein — encoded protein: MDIESTYRRDLKLTGDPSAAASLVLAEAMLGHAPKPEPHLQPQARITVAEASKMFNIPKRTIQSACRTGRLNHVRTGRIIRLKPADLELFLSGVEMQSGWRLGS
- a CDS encoding recombinase family protein, whose protein sequence is MKLVAYYRVSTKRQGTSGLGLEAQQAAVEAFAITGKIVANFTEVETGKRCDRPELARAMAACRRHGATLVIAKLDRLARNVHFVSGLMEARIPFVCCDNPNATPLTIHILAAVAEDEAKRISERTKAALAAAKARGTALGSAANLTKAARRKGTAANVEAAHLYASRALPLACKLRAAGESLAVIADRLTDGGILTRTGKAWSATAVMRLLAC
- a CDS encoding primase-helicase family protein; the encoded protein is MTLKGYEFAPVTKFTATGYLTTIPTCLADRPGVVMLRANSLVVQVIAKPGDDCQWSQTERKGYWTLVLPFDSEPTDLDFIRVVVYGDGAIQQPDGTYHKKKGGGFTRSSDTTAGRVIRAKLGVGKSEADCLIGECHLIPWQRVCIPFAGEYPGDRQWNIGAPQYVYQPSCGPHTSWDAIIDHVGEALKMPPELQVIGIRSGGDYLRAWFACILRDPACRLPYLFLFGDENCGKSILWEAFSLLVTGGVVKADRALNSDFNGEIDGAILCVIEEKDVSGMNTLPRIKDAVTGLTLAVRRMHTDVYHVTNYTHWIQTANNSGACRIPIGDTRFVAIHVKALTSEVPKPELLERLKAEGPAIMHTLLNMTLPEPQGRLALPVIATDAKAGIQEENLDPLAHKIVDFMSSRIAWEGSAKELRDAVGGAPGNIAGLKSAVSGFASYLRENRIIVKFPKRQVDRRYIIKLRRVA